The following are encoded in a window of Neomicrococcus lactis genomic DNA:
- a CDS encoding lipoyl protein ligase domain-containing protein: MTSNASSQEPQKHHGGFKVPGGKLVVVDLESESGVISAASINGDFFLEPDTALEDLNRSLIGLSVNADHQTIREAIHNGLPEGTHLIGFDAQAVAMGVRRALGHATRWRDHDWHIIPQSVMSPEMNVALDEVLTREVAAGTRPPTIRFWNWDTPAVVIGSFQAVHNELNLEAAEHHGIRVVRRISGGGAMFMEAGNCITYSLYAPPSLVDGKSFADSYPYLDAWVMEALERVGIEAFYKPLNDIATPQGKIGGAAQKRLASGALLHHVTMSYDIDADKMSEVLTVSEEKISDKGIKSAKKRVDPLKRQTGMTRDAIIDVMMETFTERYDATPSTIGEESLAKAEALVESKFGTHEWTYRLP; the protein is encoded by the coding sequence ATGACTTCAAACGCCTCTTCACAAGAACCTCAAAAACACCACGGTGGATTCAAGGTTCCGGGAGGCAAATTAGTCGTCGTTGATCTCGAGTCGGAATCCGGTGTGATTTCGGCTGCGAGCATCAACGGCGACTTTTTTCTTGAGCCGGACACTGCCCTTGAAGATCTCAACCGGTCTTTGATTGGACTCAGCGTCAACGCTGATCACCAGACCATCCGCGAAGCAATCCACAACGGTTTGCCCGAAGGCACCCACCTGATTGGCTTCGACGCTCAAGCTGTCGCGATGGGCGTGCGCCGCGCGTTGGGTCATGCAACCCGCTGGCGCGATCACGACTGGCACATCATTCCGCAGTCCGTCATGTCTCCTGAAATGAACGTTGCCCTCGACGAAGTACTGACTCGCGAGGTCGCTGCAGGCACCCGTCCGCCGACGATCCGCTTCTGGAACTGGGACACTCCCGCCGTCGTCATTGGATCCTTCCAAGCCGTTCACAATGAACTGAACCTCGAGGCAGCCGAGCACCACGGTATTCGCGTGGTTCGCCGCATCTCGGGCGGTGGCGCCATGTTCATGGAAGCGGGCAACTGCATCACGTATTCGCTCTACGCTCCTCCGTCACTCGTAGACGGAAAATCCTTCGCTGACTCCTATCCATACCTTGATGCCTGGGTCATGGAAGCACTCGAGCGCGTGGGCATTGAAGCCTTCTACAAGCCGCTCAATGACATTGCGACGCCGCAGGGCAAGATCGGCGGAGCCGCTCAGAAGCGCTTGGCTTCAGGTGCGCTACTGCACCACGTCACCATGAGCTACGACATCGACGCAGACAAGATGTCCGAAGTCCTCACAGTCTCCGAGGAGAAGATTTCAGACAAGGGCATCAAGAGCGCCAAGAAGCGCGTGGATCCTTTGAAGAGACAGACGGGCATGACGCGAGACGCCATCATAGACGTCATGATGGAGACTTTCACGGAGCGTTACGACGCGACGCCATCCACCATTGGCGAAGAATCCCTTGCGAAGGCTGAGGCACTCGTGGAATCCAAGTTCGGTACCCACGAATGGACGTACCGTTTGCCGTAG
- a CDS encoding type B 50S ribosomal protein L31 — protein sequence MKADIHPQYGPVVFHDLASGEKFLTRSTVSTDRTIEWEDGNTYPLVDVEISAASHPFYTGKQRIMDTAGRVERFNQRFKGFGGKK from the coding sequence ATGAAGGCTGATATCCACCCGCAGTACGGCCCGGTTGTATTCCACGACCTTGCCTCCGGCGAAAAGTTCCTCACCCGCTCGACGGTTTCTACTGACCGCACCATCGAATGGGAAGACGGAAACACCTACCCACTCGTTGACGTGGAAATCTCCGCTGCATCGCACCCGTTCTACACCGGTAAGCAGCGCATCATGGACACCGCAGGTCGCGTTGAGCGCTTCAACCAGCGCTTCAAGGGCTTCGGCGGCAAGAAGTAA
- a CDS encoding TrmH family RNA methyltransferase yields the protein MPPNVVRLESAADPRVKDYVALSDAALRQKTDPERGLYIAESTNVVKRAIAAGHTPRSFFLTEKWLPKLRTEIEQFPDVPVLMGSPEILEEIAGFNLHRGALAAMNRPEPLTVQDVLANARRIVLLEDIVEHTNLGSVFRSAAGLGVDGILVSERCADPLYRRSIRVSMGGVFQIPWARTGPWDEALSQLKDAGFVIAAMELTPHSINIDEFDSGVVERLALVLGTEGAGISQRTLDLADVALQIPMRVGVD from the coding sequence ATGCCGCCTAACGTGGTGCGTTTGGAATCGGCTGCGGATCCGCGAGTGAAGGACTATGTTGCCCTCTCTGACGCGGCCCTTCGCCAGAAGACGGACCCTGAACGCGGCCTCTATATCGCCGAGTCCACGAACGTGGTCAAGCGTGCCATCGCCGCCGGCCACACTCCTCGTAGCTTCTTTCTGACAGAGAAGTGGCTGCCCAAACTTCGTACCGAAATCGAGCAGTTCCCGGACGTGCCCGTCTTGATGGGGTCGCCAGAGATCCTGGAAGAGATCGCAGGCTTCAATCTGCACCGCGGCGCTTTGGCAGCGATGAATCGGCCCGAGCCTTTGACGGTCCAGGATGTCTTGGCCAACGCTCGTCGGATCGTCCTACTTGAGGACATCGTGGAACACACCAATCTGGGATCTGTTTTCCGGAGTGCGGCCGGGCTTGGGGTGGACGGAATCCTCGTCAGTGAACGCTGCGCAGACCCTCTGTACCGTCGCTCCATCCGCGTAAGTATGGGCGGCGTCTTCCAGATCCCGTGGGCGCGCACCGGTCCGTGGGATGAAGCACTGAGCCAGCTCAAAGACGCTGGCTTCGTCATTGCCGCCATGGAGCTCACGCCCCACTCAATCAACATTGATGAATTCGACTCCGGAGTCGTCGAACGTTTGGCCCTCGTTCTCGGAACTGAAGGCGCGGGAATTTCGCAACGCACGCTAGACCTGGCGGACGTTGCCCTCCAAATCCCCATGCGAGTGGGCGTTGATTAG
- a CDS encoding sulfite exporter TauE/SafE family protein has protein sequence MDFWRELIILLGGLWAGTINTIVGSGSLVTFPILVALGYAPVNAVVSNAMGLVAGGFSGAWGYRREAASVKTVLLKLLPVSLVGGLIGAYLLLHLPDTVFGYVAPALILLAVLLVIFQPALSAWARQRAGERNFDPADADRQKLPLILYILVFLTGIYGGYFTAAQGVILMGLFGVFLHANLQQSNAVKVILSLVVNLVAAISYLLFAWERIHWEAVLLIAVGSLIGGFVGAKIGRKLSPNLLRLVIVLLGTVAFINMIIKLINGS, from the coding sequence ATGGATTTTTGGCGCGAACTCATCATCCTGCTCGGTGGACTCTGGGCAGGAACCATCAACACCATCGTGGGCTCCGGCTCACTCGTGACATTCCCGATTTTGGTGGCGCTGGGCTACGCGCCTGTTAACGCCGTGGTCTCTAACGCCATGGGTCTCGTCGCCGGCGGCTTCTCCGGCGCCTGGGGTTACCGGCGCGAAGCCGCGTCCGTCAAGACGGTGTTGTTGAAGCTCTTGCCAGTGTCCTTGGTAGGTGGCTTGATTGGCGCCTACTTGCTCTTGCACTTGCCGGACACCGTCTTCGGATACGTGGCTCCCGCACTGATTTTGTTGGCAGTGCTCTTGGTGATTTTCCAGCCAGCGCTCTCTGCCTGGGCGCGACAGCGTGCCGGTGAGAGGAACTTTGACCCGGCAGATGCGGACCGCCAAAAGTTGCCTTTGATCCTCTACATCCTGGTGTTTCTCACGGGTATCTACGGGGGATACTTCACAGCGGCGCAGGGCGTCATCCTCATGGGCTTGTTTGGCGTGTTCTTGCATGCGAACCTGCAACAGTCCAACGCCGTCAAGGTGATCCTCTCCCTCGTGGTGAACCTCGTTGCTGCGATCTCGTACTTGCTCTTCGCGTGGGAGCGTATTCACTGGGAGGCCGTCCTGCTCATTGCTGTCGGCAGCCTCATTGGCGGTTTCGTCGGCGCGAAGATCGGCCGAAAGCTTTCTCCGAATCTCTTGCGCCTCGTGATCGTGTTACTCGGAACCGTGGCGTTCATCAACATGATCATCAAGCTCATCAACGGTTCCTAG
- a CDS encoding ABC transporter ATP-binding protein: protein MVQVLEFADVDVVRGRKEILKSLSWDVAEGERWVVLGPNGAGKTTLLQLAATRMHPTRGTVSVFEEQLGKVDVFELRPLIGLSSAALTTHIREDERVLNVVLTAAYGMTGRWREEYEKLDERRAFRLLHEWGMSTMMNRTFGSLSEGERKRVQIARALMTDPELLLLDEPGAGLDLAGREDLVKRLTQLAKDPASPTLVLVTHHLEEIPPGFTHALMIREGEVVAAGPLGEVMNEENLSKTFDTKLRLMQTEGRFMAVAAE, encoded by the coding sequence ATGGTGCAAGTGCTTGAATTCGCTGACGTTGACGTGGTCCGTGGCCGCAAAGAGATCCTGAAGTCCCTATCATGGGATGTTGCCGAAGGTGAGCGGTGGGTAGTTCTGGGCCCAAATGGCGCCGGAAAGACCACGCTTTTGCAGCTTGCTGCCACGCGAATGCACCCGACTCGCGGCACTGTTTCCGTCTTTGAAGAGCAGCTCGGCAAGGTTGATGTTTTTGAACTTCGCCCGCTGATCGGCCTGAGCTCTGCAGCTCTCACAACTCACATTCGTGAAGACGAGCGTGTACTCAACGTGGTGTTGACGGCTGCTTATGGCATGACCGGCCGCTGGCGTGAAGAGTACGAGAAGCTCGATGAGCGCCGTGCTTTCCGCTTGCTGCACGAATGGGGCATGTCCACCATGATGAACCGCACGTTCGGTTCGTTGTCCGAGGGTGAGCGCAAGCGTGTGCAGATTGCCCGCGCACTCATGACGGACCCTGAACTTTTGCTCTTGGACGAGCCAGGCGCTGGCCTTGACCTTGCTGGCCGTGAAGACCTCGTGAAGCGCTTGACCCAGCTTGCCAAGGATCCGGCATCGCCGACTCTCGTGTTGGTCACGCACCACCTCGAAGAAATCCCACCGGGATTCACGCACGCGCTCATGATCCGTGAAGGCGAAGTTGTCGCGGCAGGACCGCTCGGCGAGGTCATGAACGAAGAGAACCTCTCGAAGACCTTTGATACGAAGCTGCGCTTGATGCAGACCGAAGGTCGATTCATGGCGGTCGCCGCCGAGTAA
- the serB gene encoding phosphoserine phosphatase SerB — protein MSTDTNFTAPRTPQTIVAWKISEVGEISGTRWDYDAAASDAQITSALAEFGVGGEHSSFDGFAQVPTSLLAAEKVLVVTDVDSTLIEQEVIEMLAAHAGKEAEVAAVTDAAMRGELDFAESLRERVAVLAGLPASIIDEVVAKVEFTPGAAQLVQALHLQNNKIAAVSGGFNQVLAPLAKKIGLDAFAANELEIVDGKLTGRVVGEIVDRAAKARYVHQWAEEFGTPLSATIAVGDGANDIDMIETAGTGVAFCAKPALETVADVVVRQRRLDILPLLWGI, from the coding sequence ATGAGCACCGATACCAACTTCACCGCACCTCGCACGCCGCAAACCATCGTGGCCTGGAAAATTTCGGAGGTTGGGGAAATCTCCGGCACCCGTTGGGATTACGACGCCGCAGCTAGCGACGCGCAGATCACTTCGGCTCTCGCAGAATTTGGGGTGGGCGGAGAACATTCCTCATTCGACGGCTTCGCTCAGGTGCCGACGAGCCTGCTTGCCGCCGAGAAAGTCCTCGTGGTGACGGACGTCGACTCCACGCTGATTGAGCAAGAAGTCATTGAGATGCTCGCAGCTCACGCTGGCAAGGAAGCCGAAGTCGCTGCCGTCACGGATGCTGCCATGCGTGGAGAGCTGGACTTTGCAGAGAGCCTGCGTGAACGCGTCGCAGTACTGGCCGGGCTTCCTGCGAGCATTATCGACGAGGTCGTGGCCAAGGTTGAATTCACCCCTGGTGCTGCACAGTTAGTACAGGCGCTCCACCTGCAAAACAACAAGATTGCCGCTGTATCCGGTGGTTTCAATCAGGTCTTGGCTCCCCTTGCCAAGAAGATCGGTCTTGACGCATTCGCCGCCAACGAGTTGGAGATTGTTGATGGAAAGCTGACCGGCCGCGTGGTGGGTGAAATCGTGGATCGCGCCGCCAAGGCCCGCTACGTCCACCAATGGGCCGAGGAATTCGGCACTCCATTGAGCGCAACCATCGCGGTAGGCGACGGCGCCAACGATATCGACATGATCGAAACTGCCGGAACCGGTGTGGCGTTCTGCGCTAAGCCTGCCCTCGAAACGGTAGCCGACGTCGTCGTACGTCAACGACGCCTCGATATCCTGCCGCTACTCTGGGGAATCTAA
- a CDS encoding VanW family protein, which yields MTSHNNASDAAAGAPGQKSEALGTNGDYGRGSRKKSGWIIAGATIALLACGYGGAAYALQDRVPTDAKVEGVEVGGMSRAKAVEKLQESFDPVTEETFAVVAGDNRGSVTPKDAGLSFDYSGTLDGLTGFTLNPVTLYQRAFGGAELQLKNAVDTAALENSLKELSGKLNQKAVEGSLSVAGAHVTYKAPVPGHQVDLEETKDAISQQWGTSTEEIEAVVDTLKPATPESAFTEAKESAEKLLSGNITVAAGDYSSVLTPTALANATSFTTKDAEVNLVLDNTKINNAVVAANSKLKSTARDASVQFKDGEPVVVPGQVGRAIDSDGLNEKVLTASTTSERKTTVDFKEVKPEVTTEEVERWGLTKKIVEFSTPYPTYDTTRTKNLVAGAKKITGDIVQPGEVFSLSKALGPITKENGYFESGVVEDGFSSKAVGGGLSQISTQMFNVGFLGGMDDVTHQPHSRWFDRYPAGREATLWSGQIDMKWRNSTDHPVLIQTFVTDSRVVSVLWGTKKWDVKVSSSGPYNQTNPKTVYNSSDKCVPESGGQKGFTIDTTRTRTNGSTTLPKDRLRWTYQPWNKVVCGEDPNKN from the coding sequence ATGACTTCACACAACAATGCATCCGATGCCGCTGCTGGCGCTCCGGGGCAAAAGTCCGAAGCGTTAGGTACCAACGGTGACTACGGGCGCGGATCGCGCAAAAAGAGCGGCTGGATCATTGCCGGTGCCACCATCGCACTGCTAGCTTGCGGTTATGGCGGTGCCGCCTACGCGCTGCAAGACCGCGTACCTACCGACGCCAAAGTTGAAGGCGTCGAAGTGGGTGGCATGTCTCGGGCGAAGGCCGTCGAAAAGCTCCAAGAGTCTTTCGATCCCGTCACGGAAGAGACCTTTGCCGTGGTGGCTGGGGACAATCGCGGGTCAGTCACACCAAAGGATGCTGGCCTCAGCTTTGACTACTCCGGCACGTTGGACGGACTCACTGGTTTCACGCTGAATCCGGTCACGCTCTATCAGCGCGCTTTCGGCGGTGCGGAATTGCAGCTCAAGAACGCCGTTGACACTGCTGCGTTGGAGAACTCGCTCAAAGAACTTTCTGGCAAGCTCAATCAGAAGGCAGTTGAGGGCTCGTTGTCTGTGGCCGGCGCTCACGTGACGTACAAGGCCCCCGTTCCAGGTCATCAGGTTGATCTTGAAGAAACCAAGGACGCCATCTCCCAGCAATGGGGCACATCTACTGAAGAGATTGAAGCCGTGGTGGACACGTTGAAACCCGCTACCCCGGAATCCGCTTTCACGGAGGCAAAAGAGTCTGCTGAAAAACTGCTCTCCGGGAACATTACCGTTGCCGCAGGTGACTACAGCTCCGTGCTGACGCCTACAGCTCTCGCCAATGCCACGTCCTTCACCACGAAGGACGCTGAGGTGAATTTGGTGCTGGACAACACGAAAATCAATAACGCCGTGGTTGCCGCCAATTCCAAGCTCAAGTCAACGGCGCGCGATGCCTCCGTACAGTTCAAAGATGGCGAGCCCGTTGTTGTTCCTGGCCAAGTAGGACGTGCCATCGATAGCGACGGCCTCAATGAAAAAGTCTTGACCGCGAGCACTACTAGTGAGCGCAAGACCACTGTTGACTTCAAAGAAGTGAAGCCAGAAGTCACTACTGAAGAGGTTGAGAGATGGGGACTGACCAAGAAGATCGTGGAATTCTCCACGCCGTACCCCACCTACGACACCACTCGCACCAAGAACCTCGTTGCCGGTGCCAAGAAAATTACAGGCGACATTGTCCAACCCGGCGAAGTGTTCTCTTTGTCTAAGGCTTTGGGGCCAATTACCAAGGAGAATGGCTACTTCGAATCCGGTGTAGTGGAAGACGGTTTCTCGTCCAAAGCTGTTGGCGGCGGTTTGTCTCAAATCTCCACCCAGATGTTCAACGTGGGATTCTTGGGCGGCATGGACGATGTCACTCACCAGCCTCACTCGCGCTGGTTTGATCGTTACCCCGCAGGCCGGGAGGCCACCTTGTGGTCCGGACAGATTGATATGAAGTGGCGTAACTCCACGGACCACCCGGTACTGATCCAGACCTTCGTCACGGACTCACGCGTGGTGTCAGTTCTTTGGGGAACTAAGAAGTGGGACGTCAAGGTCTCCTCGTCCGGTCCGTACAACCAGACCAACCCCAAGACGGTCTACAACTCCTCGGACAAGTGCGTTCCGGAAAGTGGTGGCCAGAAGGGCTTCACCATTGACACCACGCGAACGCGAACCAACGGTTCCACGACGTTGCCTAAGGACAGGCTCCGCTGGACCTACCAGCCATGGAACAAGGTGGTCTGCGGCGAGGACCCCAACAAGAATTAG
- a CDS encoding SDR family oxidoreductase, whose amino-acid sequence MGTLEGKSVIITGSSRGIGAATAKLLAEDGAAVVINYRQKAPRANKIVKEITEAGGRAVAVGADLTTPEGSQALVDAAVKNFGGLDILILNASGGMESDLGEDYAMRLNRDAQVAMVKTALPALKSGGRIVFVTSHQAHFIDKVATMDAYEPVARSKRAGEVALRNMAPEFEKAGVKLVVVSGDMIEGTITATLLNRAEPGAIEERRKAAGKLYSVEEFAAEVAKMVTADVQSGHTEYVGGAEDFLKQHSAE is encoded by the coding sequence ATGGGCACTCTCGAGGGCAAGTCCGTCATCATCACTGGTTCTTCGCGCGGCATTGGCGCCGCAACTGCGAAGCTTCTCGCCGAGGACGGCGCAGCAGTGGTCATCAACTACCGCCAGAAGGCACCGCGTGCCAACAAGATCGTCAAGGAAATCACCGAGGCTGGCGGCCGCGCCGTGGCCGTGGGTGCAGACCTGACCACTCCCGAAGGTTCGCAGGCACTCGTTGACGCTGCCGTGAAGAACTTCGGTGGCTTGGATATCTTGATCCTCAACGCTTCCGGCGGTATGGAATCTGACCTTGGCGAAGACTACGCAATGCGCTTGAACCGCGACGCGCAGGTGGCCATGGTGAAGACGGCTCTTCCAGCGTTGAAGAGCGGCGGACGCATTGTTTTCGTCACGAGCCACCAGGCGCACTTCATTGACAAGGTCGCCACGATGGATGCCTACGAGCCAGTTGCTCGCTCCAAGCGTGCCGGCGAAGTTGCACTTCGCAATATGGCTCCGGAATTCGAGAAGGCTGGCGTCAAGCTTGTGGTTGTCTCCGGCGACATGATCGAAGGAACCATCACCGCGACTCTCTTGAACCGTGCCGAGCCAGGTGCTATCGAAGAGCGTCGCAAGGCTGCCGGCAAGCTCTACTCTGTTGAGGAGTTCGCTGCTGAGGTCGCCAAGATGGTCACGGCAGACGTTCAGAGCGGACATACCGAATACGTGGGTGGCGCAGAGGACTTCTTGAAGCAGCACTCCGCCGAGTAG
- a CDS encoding beta-ketoacyl-ACP reductase: MANDQEQSGRSVLVTGGTRGIGLAIAQAFLSNGDKVAVTYRSGDVPEGMLGVKADVTDAESIDAAFSEVEAQHGPVEVLVANAGITKDTLLLRMSEDDFTSVIDTNLTGAFRVIKRASKGMIRLKKGRIVLISSVVGLFGSPGQINYAASKSGLIGIARSLTRELGSRGITANVVAPGYIDTDMTAALPEDTKKQYMQSIPAGRFADPSEVAKVVRWLSSDEASYISGAVIPVDGGLGMGH, translated from the coding sequence GTGGCTAACGATCAAGAGCAATCGGGGCGTAGCGTCCTCGTCACTGGAGGAACCCGCGGAATCGGTCTCGCGATCGCACAAGCGTTCCTCTCGAACGGCGACAAGGTGGCAGTGACTTACCGCTCCGGCGACGTCCCAGAAGGCATGCTCGGCGTCAAAGCTGACGTCACGGATGCCGAGTCGATCGACGCAGCTTTCAGCGAAGTCGAAGCACAGCACGGCCCCGTTGAGGTGCTGGTTGCGAATGCTGGCATCACGAAGGACACCTTGTTGTTGCGCATGAGCGAGGACGATTTCACCTCGGTCATCGACACCAACCTCACCGGCGCTTTCCGCGTCATCAAGCGCGCTTCCAAGGGCATGATTCGCCTCAAGAAGGGCCGCATCGTGCTCATTTCCTCCGTGGTGGGACTCTTTGGTTCACCAGGACAGATCAACTACGCGGCGTCAAAGTCCGGCCTCATTGGTATTGCACGCTCCTTGACCCGCGAGCTTGGCTCCCGTGGCATCACGGCGAACGTTGTGGCTCCGGGTTACATCGACACGGATATGACGGCTGCTCTGCCAGAAGACACCAAGAAGCAGTACATGCAGAGCATCCCAGCCGGTCGCTTTGCCGATCCTTCCGAGGTGGCCAAGGTGGTGCGTTGGTTGTCTTCGGATGAAGCCTCGTACATCTCCGGGGCCGTGATTCCTGTTGACGGCGGACTGGGAATGGGCCACTAA
- a CDS encoding DUF3099 domain-containing protein: protein MNRISRPIRARSAEQDSAFLITDARPGASVDEHSRIVKYSISMGVRVLCFVLAFFVHGWLQILCLVAAVVLPYFAVIIANGRPSVGPEERNARFMDELPEEDDDAAAHEILVGEVVPPSEESRQDKA, encoded by the coding sequence ATGAACAGAATTTCACGACCGATACGCGCGCGCTCCGCGGAGCAAGACTCGGCATTTCTGATCACAGATGCCCGTCCTGGTGCTTCCGTCGACGAACATTCGCGAATCGTCAAGTACAGCATTTCCATGGGCGTTCGTGTGCTCTGCTTCGTCTTGGCGTTCTTTGTCCATGGCTGGCTCCAGATTCTGTGCTTGGTCGCCGCAGTGGTGCTCCCCTATTTCGCCGTCATTATTGCGAACGGTCGTCCCAGCGTGGGACCGGAAGAGCGGAACGCTCGCTTCATGGATGAACTTCCTGAAGAGGACGACGACGCCGCGGCTCACGAAATACTCGTTGGCGAAGTAGTGCCGCCCTCCGAAGAATCCCGTCAGGACAAAGCATGA
- a CDS encoding SURF1 family cytochrome oxidase biogenesis protein has translation MYRFLLSTRWFGWFILVCILTTIFVSLGNWQLDRRNSVVAEIQKVENNYNASPVPLSSVPTIFESLPAEKKWTPVTLRGEYLTEKTTLVRNRPLNGTPGYEVLVPFKTEDGTIIVVDRGWLPIGNNTAGQPDTVPAPPSGTATVVVRAKEGEPSVPREAPAGQIASIELPKLAEQLSLPIETGAYGIVVSESPAVSNMPTALPKPETSEGTHLSYAAQWFAFGVLAFIALFYAARQQVRINREDREEAALAAELGEEAPVVHSAYRTRRKPTKARRDGKLSDEEAEDQWVEENLSS, from the coding sequence GTGTACCGGTTTTTATTATCGACTCGCTGGTTTGGCTGGTTCATTCTGGTCTGCATTCTGACGACGATTTTTGTTTCCCTTGGAAATTGGCAGCTTGACCGACGCAACTCGGTGGTAGCCGAAATTCAGAAGGTCGAGAACAACTACAACGCCAGCCCTGTTCCGCTGAGTAGTGTGCCAACGATTTTCGAATCGCTTCCGGCCGAGAAAAAGTGGACGCCGGTGACGTTGCGTGGTGAGTACCTCACCGAGAAGACCACCCTCGTGCGTAACCGTCCGCTCAACGGAACCCCGGGCTATGAAGTGCTGGTGCCCTTCAAGACCGAAGACGGCACCATCATTGTGGTGGACCGCGGATGGCTGCCGATCGGTAACAACACCGCAGGCCAGCCGGACACCGTGCCTGCTCCACCGTCCGGAACCGCAACTGTTGTGGTTCGCGCGAAGGAAGGCGAGCCGTCTGTGCCTCGCGAGGCTCCAGCCGGTCAGATTGCTTCCATCGAGCTCCCCAAGCTCGCTGAGCAACTCTCCCTGCCCATCGAAACGGGTGCGTACGGAATCGTTGTCTCCGAGTCACCTGCCGTGTCCAACATGCCGACGGCGCTCCCGAAGCCGGAAACGAGCGAGGGCACACACTTGTCCTACGCTGCTCAGTGGTTCGCGTTCGGTGTCTTGGCGTTCATCGCCCTGTTCTACGCGGCACGCCAGCAAGTCCGCATCAATCGTGAGGACCGCGAGGAAGCCGCGTTGGCAGCAGAACTGGGCGAGGAAGCTCCCGTGGTGCACTCGGCCTACCGGACGCGGCGCAAACCCACCAAGGCACGCCGTGATGGAAAACTCTCTGATGAAGAGGCTGAAGATCAATGGGTGGAAGAGAACTTGTCTTCCTAG